In Streptomyces longhuiensis, the following proteins share a genomic window:
- the lepB gene encoding signal peptidase I, giving the protein MSRTRRTDEGHGRLGSTLSGLAVALGCVLFLGGFVWGAIVYQPYTVPTESMTPTIGAGDRVLAQRIDGSEVKRGDVVVFTESAWGDMPMVKRVVGIGGDKIACCEAGKLTVNGKEIAEPYLPKGQGPSATGIPTTTVPEGRLFLLGDERSGSLDSSVHIGDSSHGTVPRSAVAARVDAVAWPMDGMLARPTGFEALPGGLSQPGPLKLVFAAVIAGAVLVLGGAAYGPIAKRASKGRDRSRESSRERALAG; this is encoded by the coding sequence ATGAGCAGGACACGTCGTACGGACGAGGGCCATGGCCGGCTCGGCAGCACGCTGTCGGGGTTGGCCGTGGCCCTTGGCTGTGTGCTGTTCCTGGGCGGGTTCGTGTGGGGCGCCATCGTGTACCAGCCGTACACCGTGCCCACCGAGTCGATGACGCCGACGATCGGCGCCGGCGACCGGGTCCTCGCGCAGCGCATCGACGGCAGTGAGGTCAAGCGCGGCGACGTCGTCGTCTTCACGGAGTCGGCGTGGGGCGACATGCCCATGGTCAAGCGCGTCGTCGGCATCGGCGGCGACAAGATCGCCTGCTGCGAGGCCGGCAAGCTGACCGTCAACGGCAAGGAGATTGCCGAACCGTATCTCCCCAAGGGGCAGGGCCCCTCGGCCACGGGCATCCCGACCACCACGGTCCCCGAGGGCCGCCTCTTCCTGCTCGGTGACGAGCGCAGCGGCTCCCTCGACTCCAGCGTCCACATCGGCGACTCCAGCCACGGAACGGTGCCGCGCAGCGCCGTGGCCGCCCGGGTCGACGCCGTGGCCTGGCCGATGGACGGCATGCTCGCGCGACCCACCGGCTTCGAGGCACTGCCGGGCGGGCTCTCTCAGCCCGGCCCCCTGAAGCTGGTCTTCGCCGCCGTGATCGCGGGCGCCGTCCTGGTGCTCGGCGGGGCCGCGTACGGGCCGATCGCCAAGCGCGCGAGCAAGGGCCGCGACCGGTCGCGTGAGTCGTCGAGGGAGCGGGCCCTTGCGGGCTGA
- a CDS encoding NUDIX hydrolase gives MRAEPPGAGRELRKVARVVLLDPDDRILLLHGHEPGDTADDWWFTPGGGLEGDETREQAALRELAEETGITDVELGPVLWRRTCSFPFDGRRWDQDEWYFLARTTAAVAGAEIAGAGLTELERRSVAGARWWTCRELTEAHETVYPTRLAGLLERLLDEGPPSRPQVLDTEIV, from the coding sequence TTGCGGGCTGAGCCGCCCGGCGCCGGCCGGGAGCTGCGGAAGGTGGCACGGGTCGTACTGCTCGACCCCGACGACCGCATTCTGCTCCTGCACGGGCACGAGCCGGGGGACACCGCCGACGACTGGTGGTTCACCCCGGGAGGCGGCCTGGAGGGCGACGAGACCCGTGAGCAGGCCGCGTTGCGCGAGCTCGCGGAGGAGACGGGCATCACCGACGTCGAACTCGGCCCGGTCCTGTGGCGGCGCACCTGCTCCTTCCCGTTCGACGGGCGGCGCTGGGACCAGGACGAGTGGTACTTCCTGGCCCGTACGACCGCTGCGGTGGCCGGGGCGGAGATCGCCGGGGCGGGCCTGACCGAGCTGGAACGGCGCAGCGTCGCCGGAGCACGTTGGTGGACGTGCCGGGAACTGACCGAAGCACATGAGACGGTGTATCCGACCAGGCTCGCCGGGCTGCTGGAACGGCTGCTCGACGAGGGTCCCCCAAGCCGTCCCCAAGTCCTCGACACGGAAATCGTCTAG
- a CDS encoding DUF2469 domain-containing protein, producing MSAEDLEKYETEMELKLYREYRDVVGLFKYVIETERRFYLTNDYEMQVHSVQGEVFFEVSMADAWVWDMYRPARFVKQVRVLTFKDVNIEELNKSDLELPGG from the coding sequence ATGAGCGCCGAGGACCTCGAGAAGTACGAGACCGAGATGGAGCTGAAGCTCTACCGGGAGTACCGCGACGTCGTCGGTCTGTTCAAATACGTGATCGAGACCGAACGGCGCTTCTATCTCACCAACGACTACGAGATGCAGGTGCACTCGGTCCAGGGTGAGGTTTTCTTCGAGGTATCCATGGCGGATGCCTGGGTTTGGGACATGTACAGGCCCGCACGGTTCGTGAAGCAGGTCCGGGTACTCACGTTCAAGGACGTGAACATCGAGGAGCTGAACAAGAGCGATCTGGAGCTGCCGGGCGGGTGA
- a CDS encoding YraN family protein, whose protein sequence is MNASKARNALGKYGEELAARRLAESGMTVIERNWRAGRTGEIDIVAREGDALVVCEVKTRRSGGSAGSFEHPMAAVTPVKAQRLRDLAERWVQEHGGAPPGGVRIDVVGVLLPERGAPVVEHARGVA, encoded by the coding sequence ATGAACGCGTCCAAGGCACGCAACGCGCTCGGAAAGTACGGCGAGGAGCTGGCCGCACGGCGGCTGGCCGAGTCCGGAATGACGGTCATCGAGCGCAACTGGCGCGCGGGCAGGACCGGTGAGATCGACATCGTCGCCCGGGAGGGCGACGCCCTCGTCGTCTGCGAGGTGAAGACCCGCAGGTCGGGCGGCTCCGCCGGGTCCTTCGAGCATCCGATGGCCGCGGTCACACCCGTCAAGGCCCAGCGGCTGCGCGACCTCGCGGAGCGCTGGGTGCAGGAACACGGGGGAGCGCCACCCGGCGGTGTACGCATCGATGTGGTCGGGGTCCTTCTGCCGGAGCGCGGTGCCCCCGTCGTCGAGCACGCGCGGGGGGTGGCCTGA
- a CDS encoding YifB family Mg chelatase-like AAA ATPase, protein MGFARTCSVALVGVEGVVVEVQADLEPGVAAFTLVGLPDKSLSESRDRVRAAVVNSGGEWPQKKLTVGLSPASVPKSGSGFDLAIASAVLGAAERIDPRVLSEIVMIGELGLDGRVRPVRGVLPAVLAAADAGYEQVVVPECSAGEAALVPGVSVLGVRSLRQLIAVLTDEPVPDEPPDETGRPDPMLAGLSIPGQGLGVGLAGMPHDAHILDLADVVGQRAARTAIEVAAAGAHHVLLQGPPGAGKTMLAERLPLVMPPLTREEALEVTAIHSVAGMLPPGKPMVDAAPYCAPHHSATMQSLVGGGQGMPRPGAVSLSHRGVLFLDEAPEFSGQVLDALRQPLESGHVVIARSAGVVRLPARFLMALAANPCPCGNHALVGGGCECPPAAVRRYQARLSGPLLDRVDLRVDVEPVTRAELTGSGAQGETTAVVRERVRAARERAAARLAETPWRTNSEVPGHVLRTRWPAAPGAMDEVENDLERGFLTARGVDRVLRVAWTVADLCGHDRPRAQDVAHALQLRTGISRGVAMAIGGSA, encoded by the coding sequence ATGGGGTTCGCGCGCACCTGCTCCGTGGCCCTCGTCGGGGTCGAGGGCGTGGTGGTCGAGGTCCAGGCCGACCTGGAGCCCGGGGTCGCCGCTTTCACGCTGGTCGGACTGCCCGACAAGAGCCTGTCCGAGAGCCGCGACCGGGTCAGGGCGGCGGTCGTCAACTCCGGCGGGGAGTGGCCGCAGAAGAAACTCACGGTGGGGCTCAGCCCGGCGTCCGTACCCAAGAGCGGCAGTGGATTCGACCTGGCCATCGCCAGCGCGGTGCTGGGCGCGGCCGAGCGGATCGATCCGCGGGTCCTCTCCGAGATCGTGATGATCGGCGAGCTGGGGCTCGACGGCCGGGTCAGGCCCGTTCGCGGAGTGCTCCCGGCCGTCCTGGCGGCGGCCGACGCGGGCTACGAGCAGGTCGTGGTCCCCGAGTGCTCCGCCGGCGAGGCGGCGCTCGTCCCGGGTGTCTCGGTCCTCGGCGTACGGAGCCTGCGTCAGCTCATCGCGGTCCTCACGGACGAGCCGGTCCCCGACGAGCCGCCCGACGAGACCGGACGCCCCGACCCCATGCTCGCCGGTCTGAGCATCCCCGGCCAGGGCCTCGGTGTGGGCCTCGCCGGGATGCCGCACGACGCCCACATCCTCGATCTGGCCGATGTCGTCGGCCAGCGCGCCGCACGCACGGCGATCGAGGTCGCCGCCGCGGGTGCCCATCACGTCCTCCTCCAGGGACCGCCAGGTGCCGGCAAGACCATGCTCGCCGAGCGGCTGCCGCTGGTCATGCCACCACTCACCCGCGAGGAAGCCCTCGAAGTGACGGCCATTCACTCGGTGGCGGGCATGCTCCCGCCGGGCAAACCGATGGTCGACGCCGCCCCCTACTGCGCGCCCCACCACTCGGCGACGATGCAGTCGCTCGTCGGCGGCGGACAGGGGATGCCGCGGCCGGGCGCGGTGTCGTTGTCCCACAGAGGAGTGCTCTTTCTGGACGAGGCGCCGGAGTTCAGCGGCCAGGTACTCGACGCACTGCGCCAGCCGCTGGAGTCGGGCCACGTGGTCATCGCCCGCAGTGCCGGGGTGGTGCGGCTGCCCGCCCGCTTTCTGATGGCGCTCGCCGCCAACCCGTGCCCGTGCGGCAATCACGCGCTCGTGGGCGGCGGATGCGAGTGCCCCCCGGCGGCGGTCCGCCGCTATCAGGCGCGCCTCTCCGGACCCCTGCTCGACCGCGTCGACCTCAGAGTGGACGTGGAGCCCGTCACCCGTGCCGAGCTGACCGGGAGCGGCGCGCAGGGCGAGACCACCGCCGTCGTCCGGGAGCGTGTGAGAGCCGCCAGGGAGCGAGCCGCGGCGCGGCTCGCCGAGACGCCGTGGCGGACGAACAGCGAGGTGCCCGGGCACGTTCTGCGCACCCGGTGGCCCGCGGCGCCTGGGGCCATGGACGAGGTCGAGAACGACCTGGAGCGCGGCTTCCTGACCGCCCGGGGCGTCGACCGTGTGCTGCGGGTGGCCTGGACCGTCGCCGACCTGTGCGGCCACGACCGGCCACGCGCGCAGGACGTGGCGCACGCCCTTCAGTTGCGCACCGGGATCTCGCGCGGTGTGGCCATGGCCATCGGGGGATCGGCATGA
- the dprA gene encoding DNA-processing protein DprA: MSGAEASDGIRLARAALTRIVEPGDERAGRWLREFGAVDVVRRIVEDGEPLPGVSEDRWAGLRARAADVQPERDLERAAGVGARIVCPGDAEWPAQLDDLGDARPVALWVRGRPSLRIWALRSVGVVGARACTDYGARVAASLGAGLAERGSVVVSGGAYGVDAAAHRGTLGASGATVAVLACGVDRPYPRGHVQLIERIAEQGLVIAELPPGDHPTRSRFILRNRLIAALTRGTVVVEAAYRSGALGTARWAQRLGRHTMGVPGPVTSTRSAGVHELLRGEAVLVTDAAEVMELVGDMGELAPARRGPVLPHDLLAPGAAAVLATLPAVGAVGAGDIARAAGTGVDDAIGRLYELRSLGFVERHSDGWQLTRQAIHPVLPEGDDR; encoded by the coding sequence ATGAGCGGGGCGGAGGCCTCCGACGGAATCCGGCTCGCCAGGGCCGCCCTCACCCGGATCGTCGAGCCCGGCGACGAGAGGGCGGGGCGGTGGCTCAGGGAGTTCGGTGCGGTGGACGTCGTGCGGCGCATCGTCGAGGACGGGGAACCGCTGCCCGGGGTGAGCGAAGACCGCTGGGCGGGGCTGCGGGCCAGGGCGGCGGACGTGCAGCCCGAGCGTGACCTGGAGCGGGCGGCGGGCGTGGGGGCGCGGATCGTGTGTCCCGGGGACGCCGAATGGCCGGCCCAGCTGGACGATCTCGGCGACGCGCGGCCCGTCGCCCTGTGGGTGCGGGGGCGGCCCTCCCTGCGGATATGGGCGTTGCGGTCCGTCGGGGTCGTGGGGGCGCGGGCCTGCACGGACTACGGGGCGCGGGTGGCGGCGAGCCTCGGCGCGGGGCTCGCGGAGCGCGGCAGCGTCGTCGTGTCGGGCGGCGCGTACGGGGTGGACGCGGCCGCCCATCGCGGGACCCTGGGCGCGAGCGGTGCCACCGTGGCCGTCCTTGCCTGCGGGGTCGACCGACCCTATCCGCGCGGCCATGTCCAGTTGATCGAGCGGATCGCGGAACAGGGTCTCGTCATCGCGGAGTTGCCACCCGGTGATCATCCGACGCGGAGCAGATTCATCCTCCGTAACCGCCTGATCGCCGCGCTCACCCGGGGGACCGTCGTCGTGGAGGCCGCGTACCGCAGCGGTGCTCTTGGTACGGCGCGCTGGGCGCAGCGTCTCGGCCGTCACACGATGGGGGTACCTGGGCCGGTCACAAGCACCCGTTCCGCAGGGGTGCACGAACTGTTGCGCGGGGAAGCCGTTCTCGTCACCGACGCGGCGGAAGTCATGGAGCTGGTCGGGGACATGGGGGAGCTCGCGCCGGCGCGGCGCGGTCCCGTGCTGCCGCACGACCTGCTCGCGCCGGGCGCCGCGGCGGTCCTGGCGACGCTGCCCGCCGTCGGGGCTGTCGGGGCGGGGGACATCGCCCGGGCCGCCGGTACTGGAGTCGACGACGCAATCGGGAGGTTGTACGAACTGCGCTCACTGGGGTTCGTCGAACGACACAGCGATGGCTGGCAGTTGACACGCCAGGCGATCCACCCTGTCTTGCCGGAAGGAGATGATCGGTGA
- the whiG gene encoding RNA polymerase sigma factor WhiG, with protein sequence MPQHTSGSDRAAVPPAARGSVRPPAPSSLEELWRSYKATGDGRLREQLILHYSPLVKYVAGRVSVGLPPNVEQADFVSSGVFGLIDAIEKFDIEREIKFETYAITRIRGAMIDELRALDWIPRSVRQKARNVERAYATLEAQLRRTPSESEVAAELGIKVEELHAVFSQLSLANVVALEELLHAGGESGDRLSLMDTLEDQAADDPVEVAEGRELRRYLARAINTLPEREKTVVTLYYYEGLTLAEIGNVLGVTESRVSQIHTKSVLQLRAKLAAFRR encoded by the coding sequence ATGCCCCAGCACACCTCCGGGTCTGACCGGGCTGCGGTTCCCCCCGCTGCTCGTGGCAGCGTGCGGCCTCCTGCTCCCTCTTCGCTCGAGGAGCTGTGGAGGTCGTACAAGGCGACGGGTGACGGGCGATTGCGCGAGCAGCTCATCCTGCACTACTCGCCGCTGGTCAAGTACGTGGCGGGCCGCGTCAGCGTCGGGCTGCCGCCCAATGTCGAACAGGCCGACTTCGTGTCCTCAGGCGTCTTCGGACTGATCGACGCGATCGAGAAGTTCGACATCGAGCGCGAGATCAAGTTCGAGACGTACGCGATCACCCGGATCCGCGGCGCCATGATCGACGAACTCCGGGCGCTCGACTGGATCCCGCGCTCCGTACGGCAGAAGGCGCGCAACGTCGAGCGGGCGTACGCCACGCTCGAGGCGCAGCTGCGCCGGACTCCGTCGGAGAGCGAGGTCGCCGCCGAGCTCGGCATCAAGGTCGAGGAACTGCACGCGGTCTTCAGTCAGTTGTCCCTCGCGAACGTGGTGGCCCTCGAAGAGCTGCTGCACGCCGGCGGCGAGAGCGGCGACCGGCTCAGCTTGATGGACACGCTCGAGGACCAGGCTGCCGACGACCCGGTCGAGGTCGCCGAGGGCCGCGAGCTGCGGCGGTATCTGGCGCGCGCGATCAACACACTGCCGGAGCGTGAGAAGACCGTGGTGACGCTCTACTACTACGAGGGGCTGACCCTCGCGGAGATCGGCAATGTGCTCGGGGTGACCGAGAGCCGCGTCAGCCAGATCCACACCAAGTCCGTCCTCCAGCTCCGCGCGAAACTGGCCGCCTTCCGGCGCTGA
- a CDS encoding TetR/AcrR family transcriptional regulator: MAEHRSMQRGALLDAARSLLSEGGTEALTFPALAERTGLARSSVYEYFRSRAAVVEELCEVDFPVWAAEVSTAMERAGTPEGKVEAYVREQLALVGDRRHRAVVAISASELDSGAREKIRAAHGGLVAMIVEALADMGHTEPRLAAMLLQGVVDAAVRRIELGAAEDPSAITEAAVSMALRGVSG, encoded by the coding sequence GTGGCCGAGCACCGGTCGATGCAGCGCGGCGCCCTTCTGGACGCGGCGCGCTCCCTGCTGTCCGAGGGCGGGACGGAGGCGCTGACCTTCCCCGCGCTCGCCGAGCGCACCGGGCTCGCCCGGTCCTCCGTGTACGAGTACTTCCGGTCGCGGGCCGCGGTCGTCGAAGAGCTCTGCGAGGTCGACTTCCCCGTCTGGGCGGCGGAGGTCTCCACGGCGATGGAGCGCGCGGGTACGCCCGAGGGCAAGGTCGAGGCGTATGTGCGGGAGCAGCTCGCGCTGGTGGGCGACCGCCGGCACCGCGCCGTCGTGGCCATCTCGGCGAGCGAACTCGACTCAGGGGCGCGCGAGAAGATCCGCGCCGCGCACGGCGGGCTGGTCGCGATGATCGTCGAGGCCCTCGCCGACATGGGCCACACGGAACCGCGCCTCGCGGCGATGCTCCTTCAGGGGGTCGTGGACGCGGCGGTCCGCCGGATCGAACTGGGCGCGGCGGAAGACCCCTCGGCCATTACCGAAGCGGCCGTGAGTATGGCGCTGCGGGGCGTCAGCGGCTGA
- the rpsB gene encoding 30S ribosomal protein S2 → MAVVTMRELLESGVHFGHQTRRWNPKMKRFIFTERNGIYIIDLLQSLSYIDRAYEFVKETVAHGGTVMFVGTKKQAQEAIAEQATRVGMPYVNQRWLGGMLTNFSTVYKRLQRLKELEQIDFEDVAASGLTKKELLVLSREKAKLEKTLGGIREMSKVPSAVWIVDTKKEHIAVGEARKLNIPVVAILDTNCDPDEVDYKIPGNDDAIRSVTLLTRVIADAVAEGLIARSGAATGDQKPGEKAAGEPLAEWERDLLEGEKKADEKPAAEAEVQTSAETEKVADAEAEVATEVVTEAPAADAEQA, encoded by the coding sequence ATGGCCGTCGTCACGATGCGGGAGCTGCTGGAAAGCGGCGTCCACTTCGGTCACCAGACCCGTCGCTGGAACCCGAAGATGAAGCGCTTCATCTTCACCGAGCGCAACGGCATCTACATCATCGACCTGCTCCAGTCGCTGTCGTACATCGACCGCGCCTACGAGTTCGTCAAGGAGACCGTCGCCCACGGCGGCACGGTCATGTTCGTCGGCACGAAGAAGCAGGCGCAGGAGGCGATCGCCGAGCAGGCGACCCGCGTCGGCATGCCCTACGTCAACCAGCGCTGGCTGGGCGGCATGCTCACCAACTTCTCGACCGTCTACAAGCGTCTGCAGCGCCTCAAGGAGCTTGAGCAGATCGACTTCGAGGATGTGGCCGCGTCCGGCCTCACCAAGAAGGAGCTGCTCGTCCTCTCCCGCGAGAAGGCCAAGCTGGAGAAGACCCTCGGCGGTATCCGCGAGATGTCCAAGGTGCCCAGCGCCGTCTGGATCGTGGACACCAAGAAGGAGCACATCGCGGTCGGTGAGGCCCGGAAGCTCAACATCCCGGTCGTCGCCATCCTCGACACCAACTGCGACCCCGACGAGGTCGACTACAAGATCCCGGGCAACGACGACGCGATCCGCTCCGTCACCCTGCTCACCCGCGTGATCGCCGACGCCGTCGCCGAGGGCCTCATCGCCCGCTCCGGTGCCGCCACTGGCGACCAGAAGCCGGGCGAGAAGGCCGCCGGCGAGCCGCTCGCCGAGTGGGAGCGCGACCTGCTCGAGGGTGAGAAGAAGGCCGACGAGAAGCCGGCCGCCGAGGCTGAGGTCCAGACCTCCGCCGAGACGGAGAAGGTCGCCGACGCCGAGGCCGAGGTCGCCACCGAGGTTGTCACCGAGGCTCCGGCCGCGGACGCCGAGCAGGCCTGA
- the tsf gene encoding translation elongation factor Ts: MANYTAADVKKLRELTGAGMMDCKKALDEADGSVDKAVEALRIKGQKGVAKREGRSAENGAVVSLIADDNTSGVILELKCETDFVAKGEKFQAVANSLAAHAAKTNPADIAALLASEIEPGKTVQAYVDEANANLGEKIVLDRFAQFSGAYVTAYMHRTMPDLPPQIGVLVELDKADADLAKGIAQHIAAFAPKYLSREDVPAEVVESERRVAEETTRAEGKPEAALPKIVEGRVNGFFKEATLLGQPYALDNKKSVQKVLDEAGVTLKRFSRIKVGI, from the coding sequence ATGGCGAACTACACCGCCGCTGACGTCAAGAAGCTCCGCGAGCTCACGGGCGCCGGCATGATGGACTGCAAGAAGGCGCTCGACGAGGCCGACGGCAGCGTCGACAAGGCCGTCGAGGCCCTGCGCATCAAGGGCCAGAAGGGCGTCGCCAAGCGCGAGGGCCGCTCCGCCGAGAACGGCGCTGTCGTCTCCCTCATCGCCGACGACAACACCTCCGGTGTCATCCTCGAGCTGAAGTGCGAGACGGACTTCGTCGCCAAGGGTGAGAAGTTCCAGGCCGTCGCGAACTCCCTCGCCGCCCACGCCGCCAAGACGAACCCGGCCGACATCGCGGCGCTCCTCGCGTCCGAGATCGAGCCCGGCAAGACCGTCCAGGCGTACGTCGACGAGGCCAACGCCAACCTCGGCGAGAAGATCGTCCTCGACCGCTTCGCGCAGTTCTCCGGCGCCTACGTCACCGCGTACATGCACCGCACCATGCCCGACCTGCCCCCGCAGATCGGTGTTCTGGTCGAGCTGGACAAGGCCGACGCCGACCTCGCCAAGGGCATCGCGCAGCACATTGCCGCCTTCGCGCCGAAGTACCTCTCCCGCGAGGACGTCCCGGCCGAGGTCGTCGAGTCCGAGCGTCGCGTCGCCGAGGAGACCACGCGCGCCGAGGGCAAGCCCGAGGCCGCGCTCCCGAAGATCGTCGAGGGTCGCGTCAACGGCTTCTTCAAGGAGGCCACCCTCCTCGGCCAGCCGTACGCGCTGGACAACAAGAAGTCCGTGCAGAAGGTCCTGGACGAGGCCGGTGTCACCCTGAAGCGCTTCTCGCGCATCAAGGTCGGCATCTGA
- the pyrH gene encoding UMP kinase, whose amino-acid sequence MTTTKADKGDKSDDGKGAGRFLLKLSGEAFAGGGGLGVDPDVVHKIAREIAAVVRDGAQIAVVIGGGNFFRGAELQQRGMDRARSDYMGMLGTVMNCLALQDFLEKEGIDSRVQTAITMGQVAEPYIPLRAVRHLEKGRVVIFGAGMGMPYFSTDTTAAQRALEIDAEALLMGKNGVDGVYDSDPKTNPEAVKFDALSYGEVITRDLKVADMTAITLCRDNKLPILVFELLAEGNIARAVKGEKIGTLVGDHGTRA is encoded by the coding sequence ATGACCACCACCAAGGCCGACAAGGGCGACAAGAGCGACGACGGCAAAGGCGCGGGGCGCTTTTTGCTGAAGCTGTCCGGCGAGGCGTTCGCCGGTGGCGGGGGTCTGGGCGTCGACCCCGACGTGGTGCACAAGATCGCCCGTGAGATCGCGGCCGTCGTGCGCGACGGCGCGCAGATCGCCGTCGTCATCGGCGGCGGCAACTTCTTCCGCGGCGCCGAGCTCCAGCAGCGCGGCATGGACCGTGCCCGCTCCGACTACATGGGCATGCTCGGCACCGTCATGAACTGCCTCGCGCTCCAGGACTTCCTGGAGAAGGAGGGCATCGACAGCCGCGTGCAGACCGCCATCACCATGGGGCAGGTCGCCGAGCCGTACATCCCGCTGCGCGCCGTGCGCCACCTGGAGAAGGGCCGCGTCGTCATCTTCGGCGCCGGTATGGGCATGCCGTACTTCTCCACCGACACGACCGCCGCCCAGCGCGCCCTGGAGATCGACGCCGAGGCGCTGCTCATGGGCAAGAACGGGGTGGACGGGGTCTACGACTCCGACCCGAAGACCAACCCCGAGGCCGTGAAGTTCGACGCGCTCAGCTACGGCGAGGTCATCACCCGCGACCTCAAGGTCGCCGACATGACCGCGATCACCCTGTGCCGCGACAACAAGCTGCCCATCCTCGTCTTCGAACTGCTCGCCGAGGGCAATATCGCGCGAGCGGTCAAGGGTGAGAAGATCGGCACGCTCGTGGGCGACCACGGAACGCGGGCCTGA
- the frr gene encoding ribosome recycling factor: MIEETLLEAEEKMEKAVVVAKEDFAAIRTGRAHPAMFNKIVADYYGALTPINQLASFSVPEPRMAVVTPFDKSALRNIEQAIRDSDLGVNPSNDGNIIRVTFPELTQDRRKEYIKVAKTKAEDSKISIRSIRRKAKETIDKLVKDGEVGEDEGRRAEKELDDTTAKYVAQVDELLKHKEAELLEV, from the coding sequence GTGATCGAAGAGACCCTCCTCGAGGCCGAGGAGAAGATGGAGAAGGCCGTCGTGGTCGCCAAGGAGGACTTCGCCGCGATCCGCACCGGCCGTGCGCACCCGGCGATGTTCAACAAGATCGTGGCGGACTACTACGGCGCGCTGACCCCGATCAACCAGCTGGCCTCGTTCTCCGTGCCCGAGCCGCGGATGGCCGTGGTGACCCCGTTCGACAAGAGCGCGCTGCGCAACATCGAGCAGGCGATCCGCGACTCCGACCTCGGCGTCAACCCGAGCAACGACGGCAACATCATCCGTGTGACGTTCCCGGAGCTGACCCAGGACCGCCGCAAGGAGTACATCAAGGTCGCCAAGACCAAGGCCGAGGACTCCAAGATCTCGATCCGCTCCATCCGCCGCAAGGCCAAGGAGACGATCGACAAGCTCGTCAAGGACGGCGAGGTCGGCGAGGACGAGGGCCGCCGCGCCGAGAAGGAGCTCGACGACACCACCGCGAAGTACGTCGCTCAGGTGGACGAGCTGCTCAAGCACAAGGAAGCCGAGCTGCTCGAGGTCTGA
- a CDS encoding phosphatidate cytidylyltransferase, translating into MPIVPEMPDGPAGGRDQDDDRGAARPSGPLFRDESPGTQHEHPHGPQHEHPHGPQHEPPQGTQHEQPRGNSPYEQPSGAQHEPQHPTQHQTHRPTQHQTPYVTPHEAQHESRQEPMPSAAQPAPAPPKKSAGRDLGAAIGVGVGLGAVIVASLFIVKAVFIGVIAVAVVVGLWELTSRLEERKGIKAPLVPLAIGGAAMVVAGYVRGTEGAWVAMALTALAVLVWRMTEPPEGYLRDVTAGVFAAFYVPFLATFVALMLTADDGPQRVLTFLLLTVVSDTGAYAIGWRFGKHKLAPRISPGKTREGLVGAVTFAMAAGALCMQFLIDDGAWWQGLLLGLAVAASATLGDLGESMIKRDLGIKDMGTLLPGHGGIMDRLDSLLPTAPVVWLLLVIFVGAG; encoded by the coding sequence ATGCCCATCGTGCCCGAAATGCCCGACGGACCCGCCGGTGGTCGTGACCAGGACGACGATCGGGGGGCTGCTCGGCCGAGCGGTCCCCTGTTCCGCGACGAGTCGCCGGGGACGCAGCACGAGCACCCCCACGGGCCTCAGCACGAGCACCCTCACGGGCCTCAGCACGAGCCGCCTCAGGGGACCCAGCACGAGCAGCCGCGCGGGAACTCTCCGTACGAGCAGCCGAGCGGGGCACAGCACGAACCGCAGCATCCGACACAGCATCAGACGCATCGCCCGACGCAGCACCAGACGCCGTATGTGACGCCGCACGAGGCGCAGCACGAGAGCCGGCAGGAGCCCATGCCAAGCGCCGCACAGCCCGCCCCCGCACCGCCGAAGAAGAGCGCGGGCCGTGACCTCGGGGCAGCCATAGGAGTCGGGGTGGGGCTCGGCGCGGTGATCGTCGCGTCGCTCTTCATCGTCAAAGCCGTGTTCATCGGCGTGATAGCGGTGGCCGTCGTCGTCGGCCTCTGGGAGCTCACTTCGCGGCTCGAGGAGCGCAAGGGCATCAAGGCGCCCCTCGTGCCGCTCGCGATCGGCGGCGCGGCGATGGTCGTCGCCGGATACGTCCGCGGCACCGAGGGCGCCTGGGTGGCGATGGCGCTCACCGCGCTCGCGGTCCTGGTCTGGCGCATGACGGAGCCCCCCGAGGGCTACCTGAGGGACGTCACGGCCGGTGTCTTCGCCGCGTTCTACGTGCCGTTCCTCGCCACCTTCGTGGCGCTGATGCTCACCGCGGACGACGGGCCGCAGCGCGTCCTGACGTTCCTGCTGCTCACGGTCGTCAGCGACACCGGCGCGTACGCGATCGGCTGGCGCTTCGGCAAGCACAAGCTCGCCCCGCGCATCAGCCCCGGCAAGACCCGCGAGGGCCTGGTCGGCGCGGTGACGTTCGCGATGGCCGCCGGCGCGCTGTGCATGCAGTTCCTGATCGACGACGGTGCCTGGTGGCAGGGCCTGCTGCTCGGGCTCGCGGTCGCGGCCAGCGCCACGCTCGGCGACCTCGGCGAGTCGATGATCAAGCGCGACCTGGGGATCAAGGACATGGGCACGCTCCTCCCCGGGCACGGCGGGATCATGGACCGCCTCGACTCGCTGCTCCCGACGGCGCCGGTGGTCTGGCTGCTCCTGGTGATCTTCGTCGGGGCCGGCTGA